A region from the Brassica napus cultivar Da-Ae chromosome C8, Da-Ae, whole genome shotgun sequence genome encodes:
- the LOC106414348 gene encoding polygalacturonase ADPG1: MARCCVPLAIFIGVLLMLSWCEALSSNVDDGYGHEDGRYESDSLIKLNNDDVLTLKSSDKPTSESSIVSVSDFGAKGDGKTDDTQAFKKAWKKACSTKGVTSFLVPKGKTYLLKSTQFRGPCKSLRRFQILGTLSASTKRSDYNKDKNHWLILEDVNNLSVDGGSEGTVDGNGKIWWQNSCKIDRSKPCTKAPTALTFYNLKNLNVKNLRVRNAQQIQISAEKCNNVNIKNVEITAPDDSPNTDGIHITNTQNIRVFNSHIGTGDDCISIEDGSQNVQINDLTCGPGHGISIGSLGDDNSKAYVSGVNVDGAKLAETDNGVRIKTYQGGSGTARNIRFQNIRMENVKNPIIIDQNYCDKDKCEQQDSAVQVNNVVYRNISGTSATDVAITFDCSEKYPCKGIVLDNVNIKGGTASCKNANVKNQGNVSPQCS; this comes from the exons ATGGCACGTTGTTGCGTACCTCTTGCTATTTTCATAGGCGTTCTTTTGATGCTCTCGTGGTGTGAAGCTTTGAGTAGCAACGTTGATGATGGATATGGTCATGAAGATGGAAGGTACGAATCCGATAGCTTAATCAAGCTCAACAACGACGACGTTCTTACCTTGAAAAGCTCCGATAAACCCACTTCCGAATCATCAATTGTTAGTGTATCAGACTTCGGAGCTAAGGGAGATGGAAAAACCGATGATACTCAG GCCTTCAAGAAAGCATGGAAGAAGGCATGTTCAACAAAAGGAGTTACTAGCTTCTTGGTTCCTAAAGGGAAGACTTATCTCCTTAAGTCTACTCAGTTCAGAGGCCCATGCAAATCTTTACGTAGGTTTCAG ATCCTCGGAACTTTATCAGCATCTACAAAAAGATCGGATTACAACAAAGACAAAAACCATTGGCTTATTTTGGAGGACGTTAACAATCTATCAGTCGACGGCGGCTCCGAGGGGACTGTTGATGGAAACGGAAAAATCTGGTGGCAAAACTCATGCAAAATCGACCGATCTAAG CCATGCACAAAAGCGCCAACG GCTCTAACTTTCTACAACTTAAAGAACTTGAATGTGAAGAACCTGAGAGTGAGAAATGCGCAGCAGATTCAGATTTCGGCTGAGAAGTGCAACAATGTTAATATAAAGAATGTCGAGATCACTGCTCCTGACGATAGTCCCAACACGGATGGTATTCATATCACTAACACCCAAAACATTCGAGTCTTTAATTCACACATTGGAACAG GTGATGATTGTATATCCATTGAGGATGGATCCCAAAATGTTCAAATCAATGATTTAACTTGTGGCCCCGGTCACGGGATCAG CATTGGGAGCTTGGGGGATGACAATTCCAAAGCTTATGTCTCGGGAGTTAATGTGGATGGTGCTAAGCTCGCTGAGACTGACAATGGAGTAAGAATCAAGACTTATCAG GGAGGGTCAGGAACTGCCAGGAACATAAGGTTTCAAAACATTCGTATGGAAAATGTCAAGAATCCTATCATAATCGACCAGAACTACTGCGACAAGGACAAATGCGAACAACAA GACTCTGCGGTGCAAGTGAACAATGTGGTGTACCGGAACATAAGCGGTACGAGTGCAACCGATGTGGCAATAACGTTTGATTGCAGTGAGAAATATCCATGCAAAGGTATTGTGCTTGACAATGTGAACATCAAAGGAGGAACAGCATCTTGCAAGAATGCGAACGTTAAGAATCAAGGCAACGTTTCTCCTCAATGCTCTTAA